One genomic region from Bacillus sp. SLBN-46 encodes:
- a CDS encoding MDR family MFS transporter — protein MKSRTTVMVSIVLAMLVASIDSTIMNTTMPIIAKELGRFDLYAWSFASYMITSTILSPVAGRLSDLFGRKKVFGTGILLFLVGSLLCGMSANMIQLVIFRAVQGIGAGFMMPFPAIIAGDLFSVEKRGKIQALFTAMWGLSAVLAPLLGSFFVEFMTWRWIFFVNLPVCIISFITLLPYKENYQPKKAKVDYIGAILFAVGVTFLLLDTIVKDNRVLYAIIGIVFLVVFYFFEKKQESPIVPLSMFKNKMISRININAFIGTTALFGASSFVPLFLQNIAGLSLFLSGVALLGTAIGWMAAAVPAGKWILKYGYRLLLIIGNALLFLSGALLTLLDPSHGFWFIFLVMIVQGLAFGLLTTVGMIGVQQLVGGHERGISTSFFMFCRNMGTAIGVTIMGALLTSGANFMQGIHHLFIFGFVGSILALLTSFLIQKDPSSEQQGLVAKPKMS, from the coding sequence ATGAAAAGCAGAACAACTGTGATGGTTAGTATTGTTCTTGCGATGCTGGTTGCATCCATCGATTCGACAATTATGAATACGACGATGCCCATCATTGCAAAAGAGTTAGGCCGATTTGACCTCTATGCGTGGTCGTTCGCGTCTTACATGATTACCAGTACCATTCTTTCACCTGTGGCTGGTAGATTATCCGATTTATTCGGTCGTAAAAAAGTATTTGGTACTGGGATCCTCCTATTTTTAGTAGGCTCGCTCCTTTGCGGGATGTCCGCCAATATGATTCAATTGGTTATTTTCCGCGCCGTGCAAGGGATTGGCGCTGGATTCATGATGCCGTTCCCTGCCATCATTGCCGGAGACTTGTTTTCTGTTGAAAAACGAGGCAAAATTCAAGCCTTGTTTACGGCGATGTGGGGCTTGTCCGCCGTACTTGCACCATTGCTAGGGTCTTTCTTTGTAGAGTTTATGACCTGGCGCTGGATCTTCTTCGTCAATCTGCCGGTGTGTATCATTTCGTTTATCACCCTGCTGCCTTACAAAGAAAATTACCAGCCGAAAAAAGCGAAGGTCGACTACATCGGCGCCATTCTCTTCGCTGTCGGTGTCACGTTCCTTCTATTAGATACGATTGTTAAGGACAATCGCGTCCTTTACGCAATCATTGGTATTGTCTTCTTAGTTGTTTTTTACTTTTTTGAAAAGAAACAAGAGTCACCAATTGTTCCACTTTCTATGTTTAAAAATAAGATGATTTCTCGCATCAACATCAATGCCTTTATTGGGACGACCGCTTTATTTGGGGCTTCCAGTTTTGTTCCCTTATTCTTGCAAAATATCGCTGGGCTATCGCTGTTCCTTAGCGGTGTGGCCTTACTGGGAACGGCAATTGGTTGGATGGCCGCAGCTGTTCCTGCAGGTAAATGGATTCTAAAATACGGATATCGCCTCCTGTTGATTATCGGGAATGCGTTATTATTCCTTTCTGGCGCCTTGTTAACCCTGCTTGATCCAAGCCATGGTTTCTGGTTTATTTTCTTAGTCATGATTGTTCAAGGATTGGCGTTCGGTCTCCTCACAACGGTTGGAATGATTGGCGTGCAGCAGCTTGTAGGGGGGCATGAAAGAGGTATATCCACTTCCTTCTTCATGTTCTGTCGGAATATGGGGACCGCGATTGGTGTAACCATCATGGGCGCATTATTAACAAGCGGAGCCAACTTCATGCAAGGCATTCACCATCTCTTTATATTCGGTTTTGTAGGTAGTATCTTAGCCTTACTCACCTCCTTCCTGATCCAAAAGGACCCATCCTCCGAGCAACAAGGCTTGGTGGCTAAACCGAAAATGAGTTAA